The following proteins are encoded in a genomic region of Nicotiana sylvestris chromosome 4, ASM39365v2, whole genome shotgun sequence:
- the LOC138890168 gene encoding uncharacterized protein: protein MALPSQSFQIEGLSSQSTFGRNFKQGSWDDHLSLIEFAYNNSFHASILMTPFETFYGRRCRSPIGRFEVGEAKLIGPDLVHQPMERVKIIKERLKTGQNRQKSYSNVCRRDLEFKEDDWVVGDPSTIVPLESIEVNQELSYEEIPVVILDRQVRKLRNKEIASVKVLWRNQQMRKPLGKLRKK, encoded by the exons ATGGCACTCCcatctcaatcatttcagatcgaggggctcagttcacagtcaacttttggaagaaatttcaagcaag gtagctgggatgatcatttgtcacttatagagtttgcttataacaacagctttcATGCTAGTATTCTGATGACACCATTTGAAACATtctatggtaggagatgtagatctcccattgggcggttcgaggttggagaagctaaATTGATAGGGCCAGACCTTGTGCATCAACCTATGGAGAGGGTTAAGATTATTAAGGAGCGGTTAAAAACTGGTCAGAACCGTCAAAAGTCCTATTCAAATGTTTGTCGAAGAGATTTGGAATTTAAGGAAGacgattgg gtagtgggagatccatcCACCATTGTGCCACTTGAGTCTATTGAGGTTAATCAAGAATTATCGtacgaagaaattccagttgtcatccttgataggcaagtccgaaagttgagaaataaagagattgcctccgtgaaagtgttatggcgaaaccagcaaatgaggaagccacttgggaagctgaggaagaaatga